The Williamsoniiplasma somnilux genome includes a window with the following:
- a CDS encoding MOLPALP family lipoprotein codes for MKKMLALLASVSLGASSIATVGCSIGDSKKALIANMVERVMYTSSYQAKAAIINSEKGISANYLLNTWKSNSIGTDFSNHQVSDLSGNDVRVQSLFNSLFGNFNYSINNVGGNETVIGSVQNNLNSLKQDSLNPSSSTLQILKTVGQLAKVFVGTGIGTDLGGIVAGLLNQNGGIIDQIKVIADNGGFLDVINNFFENNADLLDGIIGGLTWDGINEFDTTFKNEDTTFEDAFEISQKYLAHSLNQILTNKKGEKNPNSNNKDKTSIADTVTWTLNKLVAGDLQIGDFKEILGPLLTWVRLIITYLDSYAQNGAFDYKSNDVNHIFSASETNTQYKAKMHKNKIWENSLVRDNAINVSGLFKMLAKILTPEAGDVNGIGLQKIVYILIGDIKENESIDNSTQLGYEALKGVYEFIIQYLADVAGIPGFLINLVLGTGIKQLLNPITKSFSNNTSFDDFWSGLAGLIDVVTGNLLWGIISNKIPEGINKDMIKKLLQDFSKGLKKPEFLIYYNNYLGSLQNGEQENNLFNKIVKSFEVATNDLNSEAVAGLNALLESLLGGNFDIGQTMNGFVDKIEPTFDKIENWNNFASMPIKDILDLFGLANFFNGEFGRLLYTIKNYSLKNIFEYLDKFFNKDKIAYQLHLGNIAYLVECLKNKVTINGSEQLNIFQILKNFIGNPKYKTTIKKVKFSDDEEIIVEGNQTAAAAILGLKIGKKSNTLIKHSTLSGISSVFGPAEDWTNSDFISQESVAANFVTLNRILDLFINLTGRLEASNNKWIEDNVNIYTNSSNWNYELVHADNLNVAATQKVSIKYNLYWNIDNQTKKYEIEIIRDASQDIYTSTPWRIASIYDLSKK; via the coding sequence ATGAAAAAAATGCTCGCACTGCTAGCTTCAGTTTCTCTTGGGGCATCTTCAATTGCTACAGTTGGGTGTTCAATTGGGGATAGTAAAAAGGCTTTAATTGCTAATATGGTAGAACGTGTTATGTATACAAGTTCATACCAAGCTAAAGCTGCGATTATAAACTCTGAAAAAGGAATTAGTGCTAATTACCTTTTAAATACTTGAAAATCTAATTCGATAGGAACTGATTTTTCTAATCATCAAGTTAGCGATCTAAGTGGAAATGATGTTAGGGTTCAATCTTTATTTAATTCCTTGTTTGGAAATTTTAACTATTCTATTAATAATGTTGGAGGAAATGAAACAGTTATTGGAAGTGTTCAAAATAATTTAAATTCATTAAAACAAGATTCTTTAAATCCTTCAAGTTCAACTTTACAAATTTTAAAAACAGTGGGACAACTTGCAAAAGTTTTTGTAGGAACTGGAATCGGGACTGATCTAGGAGGAATTGTTGCTGGTCTTTTAAACCAAAACGGAGGAATTATTGATCAAATAAAAGTAATTGCTGATAATGGTGGTTTTTTAGATGTTATTAACAATTTTTTTGAAAACAATGCTGACCTTTTAGATGGAATAATTGGTGGATTAACTTGAGACGGAATAAACGAATTTGATACAACATTTAAAAATGAAGATACAACATTTGAAGATGCTTTTGAAATTTCCCAAAAATATTTAGCTCATAGTTTGAATCAAATTTTAACAAATAAAAAGGGCGAAAAAAATCCTAACTCAAATAACAAAGATAAGACTTCAATTGCAGACACTGTAACTTGAACATTGAATAAATTAGTTGCTGGAGATCTACAAATCGGAGATTTTAAGGAAATTTTAGGACCACTTTTAACTTGAGTTCGATTGATTATCACTTATCTTGATAGTTATGCTCAAAATGGAGCATTTGATTATAAATCGAATGATGTTAATCACATTTTTTCTGCAAGTGAAACAAATACACAATATAAAGCCAAAATGCACAAGAACAAAATTTGAGAAAATTCTTTAGTGCGAGATAATGCTATCAACGTTAGTGGATTATTTAAAATGTTAGCAAAAATATTAACACCCGAAGCCGGTGATGTTAATGGAATTGGCCTACAAAAAATTGTTTATATTTTAATTGGTGATATTAAAGAAAATGAAAGTATCGACAACAGTACTCAATTAGGATATGAAGCTCTTAAGGGTGTTTACGAATTTATCATTCAATACTTGGCTGATGTTGCGGGAATTCCGGGATTTTTAATTAATTTGGTTTTGGGTACAGGGATAAAACAATTATTAAATCCAATCACAAAATCTTTTTCTAATAACACTTCTTTTGATGATTTTTGATCAGGATTAGCAGGATTAATTGATGTTGTCACAGGAAATCTGCTTTGAGGAATAATATCGAACAAAATTCCTGAAGGAATTAACAAAGATATGATTAAAAAATTGTTGCAAGATTTTTCTAAAGGACTAAAGAAGCCAGAATTTCTTATTTATTACAATAATTATTTAGGATCTTTACAAAACGGTGAACAAGAAAACAATCTTTTTAACAAAATTGTGAAATCTTTTGAAGTTGCTACAAACGATTTAAATTCTGAAGCTGTCGCTGGTCTTAATGCTTTGTTAGAGTCTTTATTGGGTGGAAACTTTGATATTGGTCAAACAATGAACGGATTTGTTGATAAAATTGAACCAACTTTTGATAAAATTGAAAACTGAAATAACTTTGCAAGCATGCCGATTAAAGATATTCTAGATTTATTCGGTTTAGCTAATTTTTTCAACGGTGAGTTCGGTAGACTTTTATACACAATAAAAAATTACTCTTTAAAAAATATTTTTGAATATTTAGATAAATTTTTCAATAAAGATAAAATTGCTTATCAATTACATTTAGGTAATATTGCTTATTTAGTAGAATGTTTAAAAAACAAAGTAACCATCAATGGAAGCGAACAACTAAACATTTTTCAAATTTTAAAAAATTTTATTGGTAATCCGAAATACAAGACAACAATCAAAAAAGTTAAGTTTAGTGATGATGAAGAAATTATTGTAGAAGGAAATCAAACAGCTGCTGCCGCTATTTTAGGACTTAAGATTGGCAAAAAATCAAATACATTAATCAAACATAGTACTTTAAGTGGAATCTCATCAGTATTTGGTCCTGCAGAAGATTGAACAAACAGTGATTTTATTTCTCAAGAAAGTGTGGCAGCAAACTTTGTCACACTTAATAGAATTCTTGATTTATTCATTAACTTAACAGGGAGATTAGAAGCTTCTAATAATAAATGAATTGAAGATAATGTTAATATTTATACTAATTCATCTAATTGAAATTATGAATTAGTTCATGCTGACAATTTAAATGTTGCAGCCACACAAAAAGTATCAATTAAATATAATTTATATTGAAATATTGATAATCAAACTAAAAAATATGAAATCGAAATTATCAGAGATGCTAGTCAAGATATCTACACATCAACTCCTTGAAGAATCGCTTCAATTTATGATTTGTCAAAAAAATAA